The DNA window ATCGTCATGCCCTTTGATTGAGCCGCGGCCGCGAATTTCTTCATGGTCTCTTCCGGACCAAAGCTGCTCTGTATCGTGATCAGTCCATCGGCAGGCATCGCACGCACTCCTGTTCGCCGGCTATGATGGCCCAGTATAAATCAGGCTCCGACAAAAAGCTTGTGACGCCGGGCAAATCACCTCCATAAATCCATCGTCGGAAAAATCAGCCCGCGGCCCGAAAAAGGTCGCGGGCTTTTTCAATCGCACGGTTCGTTTTCTTCGCTCGTTCTCTGTGCGCGCGATTTGTTTTTGAAAAAGACTTGCCTCGCCGGGCAAATCAGGGGCTTATCGGCATCATCGCAACAATCGCAAAACCCGCAGCGGATATCCGCCGCGGGTTTTTTGTTTGGGTTTTTTCGAATCGGACGGCGGCCGCACGTCAAGACGCTGCATCTCCCCATCGTCGCCCCGGCGTCGTCAGCGCGCCGCCGTCCGAACCATCATGTCTGATTGCCTATTAGCCGGCGCGCGCGAACGCGACGGCACGCGGCGTGGCCAAGGTCCACGACCGCACGCGGCCTCCATCGATGGAGATAGGGTTCGCGCCTGAAATGATCGCGCCAACTGCGATCATGCCGCATATTTTTTCGCGTCAGTGTGAGCGAGCGCGACGCAATCCAGTCGCCGCAACGAACAACTGGATTGCTTCGTCGCGTTGCTCCTCGCAATGACGGCAGGAGAGTGAGGCCAGCATGACCGCGTATCTGATATCGCTCGCGCTGGCCGGCCTTGTTGTCATCGCGCTGTGGGAGGGTTTGTCGTGAGTGCCGAAATCATCCAGTTCATTCCGCGTCCGAAGCATGATCGCGAACAGACGGATTTTCCAACCATCGCGTTCCGATCGGCGCGACCGCCGGACGATCTCGTAATGGATCATGCTGATACCGCACCGTGTGAATATGTGGCGCCAAAGGAATGACGCTCTCCGGGACATCCAGCGCGAAGACGCGCGTTGCCCGGCCATGACGGGAATTAACAGTCAACGCCCCATGTCCAAAACCCTCACCGAAATTCGATCGCTCGCCCGGAGCCATACGCGCACCGATCAATGTGCTGGTCGGCGTCATGCGCTGCAAGGATGCGACGCCGGCCGCGCGCGTGTCGGCGGCCAACGCCATTCTCGATCGCGGCTGGGGCAAGGCAACGCAGCCTCTGGAGAGCGGCGATGACGGAGCGCTGGAGCTGATCCATAGAATTGAGCTGCGCGCCGATTTCAGCCATCTGAGGCGGTGGCGCAAGAGCGTTGAACAGGCGCAGAATTACACGTTCCGCGCCGTCATTACGATAATCGTGACCGGCCTTCTCGGCGCCACGTGGCTCGGCGTCAAGGCCGCGTTCGGCAAATAATCCACGCGATTGTTTGATCGGCGTCCCGTAAGCGGCGACTATCCACCCCGCAATTGCGATGCTAAATACCCCCTATGATCAATGGGGCGGCATGACCTTCACATCGTGGCAATTCGGCCTCTTCGTTGCGATCGTATTTGGGGCCTATTACCTACCGCCGCTCAGAACGTTCCAGATCCAGTTACTGGTTCTCGCGAGCCTGTTCTTCTACGGCTACGGCCAGCCCGAACTTTTGCCGCTGCTGGCGGTCGCCGTTATCGGAACCTATCTGTTGCTGATTTTGGCGCTGCGGAATCGCCGCCTGTGGTTGCCCGTGGGGATTGCCTTCAATCTTCTGCTGCTGGCGTTCTTCAAGTACAAGTTCCTGTTCGTCGCGCCGGCATCGACCGAGTTGACCGGCGTCGCCGGCTTCGACTTCCTGTTGCGGCTGCCGCTGCCGATCGGGATTTCATTTTTTGTGTTCCATAACATCAGTCTGCTGGTGGACCTGACCAGGCGCAAGGCCGCCGCCCCGGACCTTAAAAGCATCTTTCTCTACATCATATTCTTTCCACAACTCGTTTCGGGGCCGATTACGCGCGCCGAAATGTTCATGCCGCAAATCCAGCCGAAATATTTTTGCGGATATTCCGTTCATCGATGCCGCAAAGTGGATTCTGACGGGCTCTTTTTCAAGCTCTACGTCGCGAACAATCTCAACGAGATGACGTCCTATATGGATTTCCCGCTCTACGAGACGCTTCAGACGCAGGACCGGTGGCTGCTGGTTTTCCTGTACGGCTATCAAATCTACGCCGACTTCTTCGGGTATTCCGCGATCGGCGATCGGCCTTGGATTGCTGTTCGGCTATCGGCTGCCGGTCAATTTCAATCTTCCCTACATCTCCACGTCGTTCTCCGAGTTCTGGACGCGCTGGCATATCTCGTTATCAAGCTGGTGCGGACCTATCTTTACATTCCGCTCGGCGGCAATCGCCATGGCCGCTCCGAACCTATTTGAATCTGATGATCGTGATGGGGCTCGGCGGTCTCTGGCATGGGTGCCGGCCCCAGTTATCTGACGTGGGGACTGATGCATGGGCTTATTGCTCGTGATCGAGCGGCCGTTCCTGGCGCGGCTTCAGTCGCTCGATTCGGTTGTATTTCGGGGAGTTCGCATCGGTTTCGTCTTTATCTGCGTCACCATGCTCTGGATTTTCTTCAAATGCCTAACTTCGATCACGCCATCAGCTATCTCTGGGGCATGTTCACGCCGAGCACTAACCCAAATCCGCCGAAGCTGTTTTATAATCTGGCCTTGCTCTATTCGCTGCCGGTCATGATCCAGCATCTTGCCTTGCACCCGCGGTTCGAGCGAACGTTGTGCGGTGCGGAGCCATATCTCTATGGTGCGATGGCTGCCTTGATGTATCTCGAGGCCGGTCCCGATACCGCCTTCATTTATTTTCAGTTCTGAGCTGGCGCATGCAGATGATTGGCCATCCGATGGTTCGCCAAATGCGGTTTTTACTGCCGCGGTGCTGCTGCTTGCGTGCGGTGCCGCCACAGCCTGGTTTGGCAACGGACTTCAACTGCCGGCGACGACTACCGCGACGGCACGCTGATTACCTTGAACCGGTATGCCAGGGAGCCCATTCCCGATGTCGTGCTGGTGGGAAGTTCGCTCCACCTTTCGTCTGAAGGAGGAATATTTCGCAACTCCGAGCCTGCGAAATCTCGCGCTCGCGGGCGGTTCACCCGTGACGGGGCTGGAGATCGTCGCGAGCCAGCCACGTCTGCCCAGGATCAATCCTGGTCGAAGCGAATGTGTTGTCCCGCGCGTCGATAGCGCGCTGGTTCGAGAAGTATTCGCGGAGCGGCAACACCGATCCGTTATTTTTCCGTCCGATCAGGACCGCTGTCGCCGCTTACGAGAATTGGAATCAATATACCGCTCACCCATGCGCGAGTGTCTCTCGCCCTCAGCCAGTTGCTCAAGCAGCCGCCGAGCGATTTCGACAATCACGTCTACGTGGATCGCGCGTTTCAAGAGCAGAACGCCGAGGACCCCGACGGTCGCGGCGGGCACGAAACGTCATGCGAATTCAGCATTTGATCCAGGCGGTAGAGCAGCGGGGTGCGCGTGTGCTGCTTTTCGAGCTGCCCTATTCGGATCGGCTGGAAGAATCCAGATCGGTAAAAATCACGCATGAGATCGTCCACAGCGCATTTCCTGATCCCGATCGGTGGCTGAAGATCGATTATCCGAGAGCGGAGCTGCGCTGGTCCGACGGTATTCATCTCGATGAGCGCTCAGCGGTGATCGTCACGCAATCGATCGACCGGGCTCTTTCGTCCTTGGGGGATCAACGTGATGACGCCGCGTTGCGGCGCGTCCAGGCGCTAGCGGATTCAGGCGATTCAACTATCCTGGGCCGTCAGGCGCTTCGACATCGGATATGCGCCAGCCGTTCCGAACTTGCCGCCCGCAGGTCCGTCTTCGCAATATCCACGCGCCAGATAAAAGCGGCGCGCGGTTTCAGTGCTCTCGAGCGTGCAGTGCTCATTGCCGCGTTCCACCGCGCGGTGTTCAAGGGCGGTCAGCAGTGCCGAACTGACGCCGCGAAATCTTGCATCCGGCGACACAAAATTAAGCGTGATCCGGCCTGCGCTGGTGACGCAGCCCACTACCAGGATGCTGTCGCCGTCGACGGCGACGAGCAGCGAGTTATCCGGCTTGATCCATGATTTGAATATTTCGGGTGTCTTGTTGCTCAGCCACTTCTGCAGAATGGTGGCATCGTTGTTGTGGTCGGCGGTGCACAGCTCCGCTATCGACCGCCGCATGACCTGACAGGCGGCTGGCGCATCGTCCGGAACGGCGTCGCGGATTTTCATTGCGGTATCATTCACCAGACTTGATCTGCTGGCAACGCGTATCACCCGGCCGTTTCACGGCAGCACCCTTGATGCGCGAAATGAAAGATCCGCACGACCAGGAATCTGAGGTTTTAGGGAGTGTCGATGTACAGGATTCGCGAGGTTGATGGGCATGATGACGACATCGCGGATACGCTGGCTGATCTGCACCGGCTAACATTCTTCGACGGCGCGTCCATTCCGAATTTCGAGGAGGGGCATTGGTGGCTCGCCTTCGAAGGGGTGCAGCCGGTTGCCTTTGCCGGCGTTATTCCATCGACGCGCGCTTACAATGCCGGTTATTTCTCCCGTGTCGGCGTGTTGAAGAAGCATTGCGGCAACGCGCTACAATTGCGTCTGATGCGCGCCATGGAATCGCGCGCCCGGAACAATGGCTGGAACTGCGTGATTTCAGATACCACCGACAATCTCGCTTCGGCGAACAACTTTATCCGCGCGGGCTACCGGCTGTACCAGCCTCAAAATCCCTGGGCCTGGCCGAACACGCTGTACTGGCGAAAGTCGATCGCGTGAGAGAGAGGCTGTTTCCGACGTAAGTATTTGAGGCTCGTCACGCCCTTGCACATCGACGTTCTGATTCGCCCGGTGGCCGGATGGCCATCGGGCCTTTTTTCGTTTTTGGGTCTTTTCGGCGGCATTGTGCCGCGCATTCCGATGTCCTATAGGAGCGCAACGGAGCATCACATGACGTTGTTGAACAAGGTTTTCACGACCAAAACCCTGCTGCAGATCATTTTTGTGCTGGCGGCTGCGGTCATCATGAAAGCGGCGAGTTTGCATTACGATTTCAGTTGGGCCACCGCGTTAGCGGCGGGTTGATCCATCGCATCGCCGGTTAGCTCAAGCGGCCAACTCGCTTGGACTGCAGAAGTGGATTGGCGCCATATCGGTTGGATCCGGCGGTGCCACGCAGGCAGCCGATCTCCACAAAGCCCCAGATCGTGAGCGCAAAGCCAGTTAGCGCCAGAACGGGCTGCAGCAGCGAATGGCCCACCGCTCCGGCAAACCAGGCCGCTTTCGCGAGATGGCTCAGCACGGCCGGCATTCCGTAAAACAGCAGCAACCACCACGCGCTCTTGTCCCGGTCATGCAGTCGCTCGGTGTTGATGGCAAAGCCCCACATCAGCCATGGGATGAATACAATCACGACCATGATGATAAAGAGCGGCGCGGCAAGGCCGGCAGCGGTAAACAGGATAATAGCGGCAAATAGCCCAGCGACGCTGAAGATCACAACCGAGCGCCAGTATTTGGCCCGGCTGATGCGCCCGCTGGCGCCGAACATGAATTCGAATAGCTCTTCCATAGAACCCCATGCCAAGGACCTCGTGCCACGCATCGGCTAACCCGGCACACGGCTTGTGTCGCGATGGCGCGGCCGAAGGTTCAAGGGGGCGGATATGCTGGTGAGGGGGCGATCTTCCGGACGTTGCTGCAGAGCAAAATCCGATCGTCGCAAATCCTTCATACGCGGCCTATACTTGGGGTCTCGGTTGGTGTTGAAATCCCCGTGTTGCGAATATCCTCTTTTGATCGGAGCTACCTCCATGAAGGCTGTCCGTTTAGTCCTGGCTTTGCTGGCGCTGTCGCTGTTGGCGCCGCTGCATTCTGCCAAGGCGGCCGACGTCGTCTGCTACAATTGTCCGCCGGAATGGGCGGATTGGGCCTCCATGCTCAAGGCCATCAAGACCGATCTCAACTACGATATTCCGCACGACAACAAGAATTCGGGTCAGGCGCTGGCGCAGATCCTGGCCGAGAAAAGCAACCCGGTTGGCGACATCGGCTATTTCGGCGTCACTTTCGGCATGAAGGCAAAAGCGCAGGATGCGCTCGAGCCATACAAGCCCGTGCACTGGGACCAGGTCCCAGCC is part of the Bradyrhizobium canariense genome and encodes:
- a CDS encoding GNAT family N-acetyltransferase is translated as MKIRDAVPDDAPAACQVMRRSIAELCTADHNNDATILQKWLSNKTPEIFKSWIKPDNSLLVAVDGDSILVVGCVTSAGRITLNFVSPDARFRGVSSALLTALEHRAVERGNEHCTLESTETARRFYLARGYCEDGPAGGKFGTAGAYPMSKRLTAQDS
- a CDS encoding GNAT family N-acetyltransferase, with the protein product MYRIREVDGHDDDIADTLADLHRLTFFDGASIPNFEEGHWWLAFEGVQPVAFAGVIPSTRAYNAGYFSRVGVLKKHCGNALQLRLMRAMESRARNNGWNCVISDTTDNLASANNFIRAGYRLYQPQNPWAWPNTLYWRKSIA
- a CDS encoding DUF805 domain-containing protein, translated to MEELFEFMFGASGRISRAKYWRSVVIFSVAGLFAAIILFTAAGLAAPLFIIMVVIVFIPWLMWGFAINTERLHDRDKSAWWLLLFYGMPAVLSHLAKAAWFAGAVGHSLLQPVLALTGFALTIWGFVEIGCLRGTAGSNRYGANPLLQSKRVGRLS